From the genome of Gemmatimonas phototrophica, one region includes:
- a CDS encoding PAS domain-containing hybrid sensor histidine kinase/response regulator: MTASDDAGIPPFRPMTPEQVEMLELSPNPKLVLDRQFRIRFVNRATAAYASIDREALVGLNVWDCYPTLRDSIFHQAYQRVLDTGTPARFERHDLTSDRWESVYAYPADDGVIAVLEDVTEQRRNVERLRDSEETLRLAQEAANLGSFHLDLRTDEAFWSDQLIRICGLDPAHFDQARIRQTPRLDFVHPEDSPLLREAWRTAITTGETQRLKHRIRRSDGAERHLLTHIMLVRDEDGVPARVVGTSLDISDQVAAELEHQRQDAQMQQAQKLESLGVLAGGIAHDFNNLLVGILGNASLAQLEVHDNPAARESLLEIEHAAQRAAELTRQLLAYAGKGRYVIEAADVTSSIKEMSALLRSAIARSAELEMALSPELPRIDVDLNQFRQVVLSLVTNASDALQEQVGTVQIITGRQQVTPEYLATCVPGSVATPGPYVFVEVRDSGSGMDAVTIRRMFEPFFSTKFTGRGLGLAAAMGILRAHRGAIRVYSELGVGTTVKLLFPARDAGPTSNAPVHGWRHDGHVLLIDDEASVRNVASALLRKRGFRVTEAVDGADGLARFSAQPDQWSLVMLDLTMPVMNGEQTLPALRAVRPSVPVLMMSGYNESDVKRNVGHQVGFLQKPFNADELYEAVRALIA, encoded by the coding sequence GTGACCGCGTCCGACGACGCGGGAATTCCGCCGTTCCGGCCCATGACGCCGGAGCAGGTCGAGATGCTTGAATTGAGTCCGAATCCCAAACTGGTCCTCGACCGTCAGTTTCGGATTCGCTTTGTGAATCGTGCCACCGCTGCGTACGCGAGCATTGATCGCGAGGCACTGGTTGGGCTCAACGTCTGGGACTGCTATCCGACGTTGCGCGATTCCATCTTCCATCAGGCCTATCAGCGCGTGCTTGATACCGGTACGCCGGCGCGCTTTGAACGCCATGATCTGACGAGTGACCGCTGGGAGTCGGTGTATGCCTATCCCGCCGACGACGGGGTCATTGCGGTGCTGGAAGACGTGACCGAGCAGCGGCGGAATGTGGAGCGCCTGCGCGACAGTGAGGAAACACTCCGCCTCGCGCAGGAAGCGGCCAACCTTGGCAGCTTTCATCTTGACCTGCGAACCGACGAGGCGTTCTGGTCCGATCAGCTCATTCGCATTTGCGGGTTGGATCCGGCGCACTTTGACCAGGCACGTATCCGCCAGACGCCGCGTCTCGATTTTGTGCACCCGGAGGATTCCCCGCTCCTGCGCGAGGCGTGGCGCACGGCGATCACCACGGGGGAGACGCAACGGCTCAAGCACCGGATTCGTCGGAGTGATGGCGCCGAGCGGCATCTCTTGACGCATATCATGCTGGTCCGGGATGAGGATGGTGTCCCCGCCCGCGTGGTTGGCACGTCGCTGGACATTTCCGATCAGGTGGCCGCTGAGCTGGAGCACCAGCGCCAAGACGCGCAGATGCAGCAGGCGCAGAAGCTGGAGTCCCTTGGCGTGCTGGCCGGCGGTATTGCGCACGACTTCAACAATCTGCTGGTAGGCATTCTGGGCAACGCTTCGTTGGCGCAACTCGAAGTGCACGACAACCCGGCGGCGCGCGAGAGTTTGCTTGAAATTGAGCACGCCGCCCAGCGGGCGGCAGAGTTGACCCGTCAATTGCTCGCCTATGCGGGGAAGGGGCGCTACGTCATTGAAGCAGCCGATGTCACGTCGTCCATCAAGGAGATGAGCGCCCTCCTGCGCAGCGCCATTGCCCGAAGCGCGGAGCTGGAAATGGCGCTCTCGCCGGAGCTGCCTCGCATTGATGTGGACCTCAACCAGTTCCGTCAGGTGGTCCTGAGCCTGGTCACCAACGCGTCCGACGCGCTGCAGGAACAGGTGGGCACGGTACAGATCATCACGGGTCGGCAGCAGGTGACACCAGAGTATCTCGCCACCTGTGTGCCGGGTTCAGTGGCCACGCCGGGTCCGTATGTCTTCGTGGAGGTGCGTGACTCCGGGAGCGGCATGGATGCCGTCACCATTCGGCGCATGTTTGAACCGTTCTTCTCCACCAAGTTCACCGGCCGTGGCCTCGGGCTCGCGGCCGCCATGGGCATATTGCGAGCACACCGCGGAGCGATCCGGGTGTACAGTGAGCTAGGCGTGGGCACCACCGTCAAGCTGCTCTTTCCCGCCCGCGACGCGGGACCAACATCCAACGCCCCGGTACATGGCTGGCGTCACGATGGGCACGTGTTGCTCATTGACGATGAAGCCAGCGTTCGCAACGTGGCCTCAGCCCTGCTTCGCAAACGCGGCTTCCGCGTTACGGAAGCGGTGGACGGTGCGGACGGGCTCGCGCGCTTTTCCGCGCAGCCCGATCAGTGGTCGCTGGTGATGCTCGACTTGACTATGCCCGTAATGAACGGCGAGCAAACCCTCCCAGCGCTCCGTGCAGTGCGTCCGAGTGTGCCGGTGCTCATGATGAGTGGCTACAACGAGAGCGACGTGAAGCGGAACGTGGGACACCAGGTGGGATTTCTGCAGAAGCCGTTCAACGCGGATGAGCTTTACGAGGCAGTGAGAGCGCTGATTGCATAA